DNA sequence from the Streptomyces sp. CA-210063 genome:
GCACTCCTCGCATCCCCGTATGTCACCGGCGGTCAACCGGTGACCACAGCAGTGTCCCAGCCGTCAACGGGAGGGCGATCGGCAGCCTCCCCGAGGGAGTTGCTTAGGGCCCTAAGCTGTACGGCGATGAAGACGAACCCCCGCGCGGCCCTGTGCGTGGTGGTGGCCGGGCTCGTGGTGACCGGCTGCGCCACCCCGAAGGCGTTGCCGACAGACGCCGAACAGGCGGAGTCGGCTCAACAAGCGGGCGGGCCGGGGCTGTTCCGGAGCATCCCGGTGGCCGAGCGGCCCGCCGCGCCCGACTTCGCCGGCACCACCGTCGACGGCGAGCCGGTCCGGCTCTCCGACTACCGGGGGCACGTCGTCGTCGTGAACGCCTGGGCCTCCACCTGCGGCCCCTGCCGCGCCGAATCACCCGATCTCGACCGTACGCAGCGGAAGCTGAAGTCGCGGGGCGTGCGGGTCCTGGGTGTCAGCACCGACGCGTCCCGGCGGAACGCCCTCGCCTTCGAGCGGGACCTCGGCCTGTCCTACCCGAGCCTGTACGACCCGGGCGGCAAGCAGTTCCTGAAGCTGCCGAACGGTCTGGTGAACCCGCGGATCCTCCCCTTCACCCTGTTCGTCGACCGCGACGGCCGGATCGCCGGGGCCGTGCAGAGCAAGGTGTCGGAGAAGGACGTGCGCAGCGT
Encoded proteins:
- a CDS encoding TlpA family protein disulfide reductase, translating into MKTNPRAALCVVVAGLVVTGCATPKALPTDAEQAESAQQAGGPGLFRSIPVAERPAAPDFAGTTVDGEPVRLSDYRGHVVVVNAWASTCGPCRAESPDLDRTQRKLKSRGVRVLGVSTDASRRNALAFERDLGLSYPSLYDPGGKQFLKLPNGLVNPRILPFTLFVDRDGRIAGAVQSKVSEKDVRSVVTTMLEEQ